A genomic window from Lotus japonicus ecotype B-129 chromosome 1, LjGifu_v1.2 includes:
- the LOC130736428 gene encoding glycine-rich protein 5-like, with amino-acid sequence MGWVSLSHRNPNLRSALKSILPLQSQICNETKCCGFGAGGGSGGFVAGGGGGFGAGGGGGRFGAGGGGGGFVAGGDGGFSAGGEGGGFGAGGEGGGFGGGFRADGVDVWFGCVAVISFGSMIFNVEGLSV; translated from the exons ATGGGTTGGGTTTCTCTCTCCCACCGCAACCCTAACCTCAGATCTGCACTGAAGTCCATTCTTCCTCTTCAATCTCAGATCTGCAATGAAACTAAATGTTGTGGATTTGGCGCAGGTGGTGGGAGCGGTGGGTTTGttgcaggtggtggtggtggtttcgGCGCAGGTGGTGGGGGTGGTAGATTCGGCGCAGGTGGTGGGGGCGGTGGGTTTGTTGcaggtggtgatggtggtttcAGCGCAGGTGGTGAGGGTGGTGGATTCGGCGCAGGTGGTGAGGGCGGTGGATTCGGCGGCGGGTTCAGGGCTGATGGTGTGGATGTCTG GTTTGGTTGTGTAGCAGTTATTAGTTTTGGTTCGATGATTTTCAATGTTGAGGGTTTATCAGTTTAG